The window GGCAGCCATGCTCAAGCACGTGCAGAGCTCCCCAGCTACAACCTTCATGCTGGTCACCGAATGCGGTCTGACAGATCGCTTAAAGGCCGAATATCCAGAAAAAAATATTGTTGGCAGCTGTATCCTCTGCCCCTATATGAAAGAGATAGGGCTTACAGATATACTCGACACCCTGAAAAATCCATCACCTGAAAACAGAGTGGAGCTGGAACCAGCTCTGGCTGAAAAAGCCCGGGCCTGCCTGGACAATATGTTTGCTTTGGAAAAAAAATCAGGTTCTTCGATCTGACAGGGCTAGTCCTCAGCCCCGTTGAACTCATCCGACTGCTCAGCAAAGAAACGAACCGCGTTCAGGAGCTCAGGAAAATTATAAATAATATAATCCGGCTCCGTACCTTCATACTTTTGCTGGCCCTGATTGGATTTGAAGAAGACGGTTTTCAGGCCGAACTGCTGGGCGCCAAAGACATCGCGGTACATGTCATTACCAATAAAGAGGACCTCTTCGGGTTGAAGCTGCATGGCCTCCAGGGTCATGGTAAAAAGTCGTTGGTCCGGCTTGCGGAAGCCGTGGTCGCCAGAGACAATCACCGGGGTAAAATAATCAAGCAGACCAGCGGCCCGAAGCTCCGGTACGGCCCAGGCCGTCTGCCCGTCAGAGAGGGCTGCTAGCTGATACTGTTGCTGGAGTTCTCTAATCGTATCCTTCACGCCCCGGTAGCGTTTCAAACGGAAAAGTGAAGTGGCCCGAAAGGTTTCAGCCAGAAAGAGTGGCAGTTGCTCCAGCTTCGCTGCTGGTAAACTCCGGGTAAACTCGGTTGCGTGCAGATCGATCATCTCCCGAAAGATGCCAGTTGCATCAAACTCAGGATACTCTTCTTCGCCTGCCTTACGCTGGCTCTTGAGCAGACGATAATACAGGTCGCGGACCTCCTGCTCACTTAAGGAAATCCCCTGATACAGGAGCAGATTACTGAGGACGCGATAAATTTCACTATGCCATTCATTGGTATTAATGTCCGTGACTGTACCATTAATATCAAAAATAAGCCCTTTGATGATCATGCAAACCTCCGTAGGCATTCTTTGGCCTCGTGGATTAAACAGCGGCGGTAGTCCTGAGTGATCCAGCTGTTGCGGGCAATACGCAGCAGAGTAATCCCCATGTAGAACGGCACCCTGCCGGTGATTGAGCGGAAGGCCTTCTTTCTGTCAGGGAAATGGCAGGCATATTCCCAGAGAAAATGACCAATAAAGGGTTCTGCCGCCTCTTTGTGGCCTGTATCACGGAGGAAGAAATGCTTCAGCTCGCCAGCGATGCGGCCCACATCAAAGACGCGATCATCCCGATGGGCCCGCTCCAGATCATAGGTACTCACGTTCAGACCACCGGTAAACTTGAAGTTTTCCGGGGTGGCATCGCCATGCACCAGCACCTCCCGGTCTTCCCACATCCGCTCCTGCCGATACCACTGATCACGCAACCAGCGCAACTCATCTGCCTCTTTTCCCTTGAGGCCATGAATCCGCAACAGTTTCCGGATCAGATGTTCTGTATAGTCGCAGGTCGGGGCAAAGTCAACTTTACGGCCATTCGCGGTTCGGTTATGGAGTTTGGAAAAAAAATACGCCAAGGCAGTAAGCCGCTGGAAGAGTTTTTCACGTTCACCACGATGGATGGCTGCAAGAATCACCGTACTCAACAGCTCGCCTTCACAGATTTCCGTGACTAGCAGAGCATTCAGATCGTAATTTTTCCCCAAGGGACGGGCCACATGATGAGGCGAACCGGTCAGGCCGCAGCCGCGCATGACGTGGAGATTATCAAATTCATGCTTTAGCCGGGCAGCAGCTTTTGTTGCATCCTTGGTTCGGTCACAACGAAAAAACTTGCCGATGAACTTTGCGCCGCTATATTTTTCTTCATAGAGGAAAACGTCATTGGAGGCGTTAAGACGGAAGACTCGATATTTTGCCCGCTCAGGAGGTCTGCCGACTTGCGGATGAATTTCATGCCACAGGTAGTTATAAAGCGGATCATCCCTGCGGACATGGCCAAGATATTGCCCATTGCTCATGATGCCCAGTCTGCTTGCATGATTAATAAAGATTTTTACCGAGTTATAACTGTTTTCTAACAAAATTAGAATACTTTTTTAATGGTGGGGCTATTATTGAGCGAGCTGGTACTTATGCAATTTTAATCATATGAGTGCTCGATACGGGAAGGAGCGAGCTTAGGTTCCAATTTTATTTTTCTTCTACTCAGGACAAGAGAATCATGATTGCTTCAAATATCTCAGAAGTTATTGAAATCATAAACACGATAATTTCAGATGCAAAAGAGAACAACAGCAGGCACGGATATTTCGCTGCTCTTTACAAACAAGTGACAACCCAGATAAAGCAGGGAATTGATGACGGAAGGTTTGCTGATTCTGAGAGGATGGACAGATTGGACACGGCCTTTGCCAACAGATATTTTGAGGCATACAAACAGTTCAAGCAAGGTCAGGCAAGTAAAAGCTGGTGCGTCGCCTTCAGATACAGTAAGAGTCAGGAGCTGATAATCCTCCAGCATCTTTTACTGGGAATAAATGCCCATATAAATTTAGATTTAGGTATTGCAGTTGCTGAGCTCAACCTGGAGGATCTAGATACATTTAAAGACGATTACGATCAAATAAATAATATTTTAGAGTCGTTACTCGATAATATCCAAAAAATCGTAGGCAGATTCTCGCCGCTGTTAATATTTTTAGACAAGATCGGAGGCACAGTGGATGAAACTCTTGTGAACTTCGGTATTGAGAGAGCCAGACGAGACGCATGGGATTTTGCGGAACTACTTTCACAGCAAAATCAAAAGGAACGGGCCAGAACAATACGCAATATGGACAGAAGAACAGCGATGCTTGGAAGATTGATTGCGGAACCGGGAGGCCCCTTAGGCAAAGCGATAGATGTCATCCGGTTCCAAGAGGGTCAGGAGGTCGCTGAAATCATAGATGCATTGGAACAATTCCAACCAGAGCCATAAGAAACGCACTCTTCAACAATAGTCAGCACTCTTATGGCTCATCTTCATCAATTTCTTGGGCAATCTTCTCAATCGCCTCCATAGACAAGCCAGTCAAATCAGCTATTATTTTTTTATCAAGTCCCTGTTTCAGTCCTCTGATAACTGTTTCCCGCTGGTTTTCCGCTATCCCTATTTCTTTTCCCTTCTCTAGTCCTTCCTCTCTTCCCTCATCAAACGCCGTATCAAGTGAGTTTTTCATATCCCGATAATATTTCAGACTCTTCTCGTAGGAACGAACCTGATCCGGGGTAAATCGGGCGATTTCTGCTGTGGTGAAGAGCTGCTCATTAAGAAAATCGAGAAGGAGATTTTTATTGGGTTCTTCGCCGAAGATTTTTTTGAACCCATAGTCGGCGAAAAGATTGACGTAGCGTTCTTTGGAGGGCATGGTTTTCGAGGGGGAACGGGTTGGTGGTCACTGCTTTTGTGTGCTTCTTTGCATAAAGTCAATATACTCTATTATGACTAAATGGCAAATATTGTCCTTTAGAGCATTCCTGAGGAAATAGGAGATCAGTAAACCAGGAGTATCTTGCTCTCTCCACTGGCAAATCCTCCGTATAAAGTGTATGTTGTTTTGGCGTTTCAAACTTGATGGAATGAAAAACGGGAGCAAGGGACGAATAGAGAGGGAATTACCCCTTTTGCGTTCAAACCCACCATAATGCCGCACAAAAAAATCCCCCCTAGATGATAGAGCAAAACTTCAACATCCCTTTTATCGCCAACATAGCCCTACGAGAAAAACAGATCCAGCAAAACTACCGCCCGATCATAGCCGTCCATAAATGGTTCGCCAGACGCCCTGGCACCTTATTTCGCGGCCTGCTGCTCTCTGAGTTTTCAGAAAAACCGCTTGAACAGGCATTCTACGAATCCAATAATCTCGCAGGACTCCAAATAGCTGACCCCTTCATGGGGGGCGGCACCCCCATTCTGGAGGCCAATCGTGTCGGCTGCGACGTTACCGGCTTTGACATCAACCCCATGTCCTACTGGATCGTGAAACAAGAAATCGAACATCTTGATCTGGATGCCTATGCCCAGGCCGCAAAGGAACTCCGGACCACCTTGGAAAATGAAATCGGCTCCTTGTATCGTACCCGCTGCACCCAGTGCGGTTCAGAGGAGGCCCATGTCAAATACTTCCTCTGGGTGAAAACCATTCCCTGCCTGCAATGTAAGGAGGAAATAGACCTCTTTCCCGGCTATCTCCTGTCGGCCAATGCCAGACACCCGAAAAACGTCTTGATATGCCACAGCTGCGGAGAACTGACAGAAACCGATGATAAAAAAGACCCCGGCCCCTGCTCCCATTGCGCTACGGAGTTAACCGCCACCGGCCCGGCAAAGCGAAGTCGTTGCACCTGTTCTGCCTGCGGCACAGATAATCGCTACCCTAACGCCGCACTTGGAGCTCCACGCCACCGGCTTTTTGCTCTGGAGTACCACTGCTTGCGCTGCAAGCCCACTCATACCGGCAGGTTCTTCAAGAAACCCGATAAGCAGGACTTGGCCCGGCTCCAGGAGGTAGATACCCGCTGGTCGGGAATGCGTCCCGAGTTTGTCCCTGACGATGAAATCCCCAGCGGCGATGAAACCGACCGCCTGCACCGTTGGGGCTACACCCGTTATCAGGAGATGTTCAACAAACGCCAGTTACTGGGCCTGGAACTTTCTGCAAAGCTCATTGCCAAAACAGCAAACGAACGGGTACGCAATGCCCTGGCAACCAATCTTTCAGACCTGCTCCGTTACCAGAATATGCTCTGCCGTTATGACAGCCGCGCTCTCAAATCCTTAGACATTTTCTCGGTTCACGGCTTCCCTGTGGGCTTGATTCAATGCGAATCCAACCTCCTCGGTATTATGAACCCCGGAAGCAAGGCATGTGTGGGCAGCGGCGGATGGGCCAATATTATTGAAAAATTTAAGAAAGCAAAGGCCTACTGCGATCATCCCTTTGAAGTCATACATGAGGGAAGGAAGAAAAAAAACATCCCCATCGCCGGGGAATGGATAGGCGATCATCTGAACGGTGACAGCACCACACCGTCACGGGTCGTCAATATTGCCTGCCAGGATGCGGCCTCCTGCACCCTGCCGGATGCCTCTTTGGATGCGGTCTTTACAGATCCGCCCTATTTCGGTAATGTCCAGTATGCAGAACTTATGGACTTTTGTTATGTCTGGCTCAAGAAACTGGTCAATGGCAATGCAAGCGCATTTGCTGCCGACTCCACCCGTTCACCGGAGGAATTGACCGGTAATGTTGATATGGGGCGCGGGATTGAGCACTTTACGGACGGGCTTTCCTCTGTTTTTCAGCGCATGGCAAAAGCCTTGAAGATCGGATCGCCTTTGGCCTTTACCTATCACCATAATAAGATTGAAGCATATTATCCTGTGGCCGTGGCAATCCTTGATGCCGGACTGACCTGTTCAGCCTCTTTGCCCTGTCCGGCAGAGATGGGCGCATCCATCCATATCAGTGGCACAGGCTCATCAATTATCGATACGGTCTTTGTCTGCCGACAGACCGGCACTATGCAGCGAAAATGGCTGACAGATTCCCCCGATGAACTTGCCCGAATCGTGGAACAGGATGTAGCATTGCTCAAGACCGGGAACGTCAAACCCACAGCTGGCGATATCCGATGCATCATTTACGGCCATATGGTCCGTTTGGCAATCTGGAGCCTGCGCCTTGACTGGAAGAAAACAGCACCAATAACAACCCGCATCGCACAGGTGCAGCAGTGGCTCCAGGATTTCGGAGACTGGAGTGACGTTGAAAAAAATATGAGCCATACAACGACGAAACACGAACTGCCCTTGTTTGCTCTCCATGAAAATAACGCAGAATACCGAGCTGAACATGACGACATTCCCTTTTGAAGTGCCCCTGGAGACTATTCTCCAAGATCCTGAACCCTATGTTGATGCTGTTTTTTCCTGCCTGGAATCAGAGTTTCTCGTTCTGCCAAAAGGGGCCGGTTTTATTGAGTACCCTCTCTTTGAACGCGGCTATGAAGCCCTGAAAGCGGCAACCGAAGGATTCTCCCAGCTTGACCCAGAAAAAATATTCCCAGTGACGGTCTCCGAGCCCATAGCAATTGTGGTTCTGCGCTCAATGCTTGGCTTTACACCGCCTGAGTGGGGCTATGTCACCAGCCAACGGACAGGAGTATCTGTCACCCAGGGCTTTGTCCGCTCGCTGGACCGCAAGGTGAGAATGGCCCCGGAAACAGAACTCAGTACCAAAGGCATCACAGAGGAACGACTGAAAGCAATGATTCAGACAGCATGCCAGCTACTGGTATCTGGTGCCCCAGAGGTCAAAGAAGAACAGCTCCATCGCCTGGATAAAGCAGACACCAAATATGGCCTTAATGGCATCCAAAATCTCGCCGGTATGGGTGCTCCCTATGCCATGCTCCTCTATGAGAGATTTCTTGGCAGGCCCTTTGCAGGACATCGGGATTCAGTCAGTGATCTTATCGGAGATAGTCTGGAGTCTGCCATCGAAGAAGTTCTGGCCAAGGCAGGTATCAGCTTTCGTAAAACCAAACGTGCGGAACGCATTGCAGGCTTTGATCAAGTACCAGATTTCATCATCCCCAGTGAATTCAATCCACAAGTCATCATTGAAGCTAAAATAACCGAAGATGACGGCACAGCTCGTGACAAAGCAACCCGCATCCAGCATCTCGGCGAATTAAGCCGAGCTGGTCGTCCCGAGAACAGTCCCAAATACGAGGTCATTGCCTGTATCGGTGGCAGAGGTTTCGGGGTTCGGCGAGAAGACATGAAGAAAATGCTTCTTGCAACACAGGGAAAAGTCTTTACCGCCAAAACGCTGCATCGACTTGTTGACTGTACCCGACTGCAAGAGTTCAAGGTGAAATTTTGATTAAAATTCAAGCTCCTGCCACATTTTTTCCATACACTGCATGGGCAGGGTAAACGATCTTTGTATTCAATCCTTACAAACGAAAGAAAGATATGAGTTACCTCAATACATTCAAATTAATTCAATGTCTTGTTGAAAGAAAAAAACCAGATGCCAGGAGTTTCCTGGAAGAGGTGGACGAGGACAAGGTAATAGCTGCTCTGAAAAGGAGCAAGGACGGGCTTCCTCAACCATTCGAGTGGACAACTGAACCAATCGAAGAAGAGAACTTTGCCAAATTATCGGTTGCAGAGAAGAAAAAAATCAATAAGGTCTTCCAACGAGTTCAAAAAGCCCCGAGCAAACAGATACCCATATTATTACAACTCAAGAAGAAACATCCTGACCTTCCGGTACTGTACAATTATCTCGCCATTGCCTATCAAAGCTCTCAACAACTCGACCAATACACAGAAATACTCCATGAGACTGTACAGTTATTTCCTGATTACCTGTTCGGTAAAGTAACGCTGGCAGACTATCACTTTAACAGAAACAATCACAGGGAAGTACGAAAGATATTTAACAATAAGCTGGAAATACACCACCATTTCCCTCCTTCCCGCACAATCTATCATATCAGCGAGGTTCGATCATTTTATTCCACTATCGGTGCCTTACATGCCAGGTCAGGCAACATAAGCAGAGCAATATTCTGTTATTTTCTACTCCAAAAAATAGACCCGGATCATCCTTTATCTCTTCGGATTGGCAATGAAATACTCCTGAAGGAGATTTCCAAACTCGGCAAAAAGATAAACAGGAAATAGACCTGTTTCCCAGCTATCTCCGGTCCAAAAATGCCAGACTCTGAAAAAACGTATTGTGATATGCCCCTGCTGGGACAAAATGATAGAAAACAATGACGAGATACGCCCTAAACCCCTGTTCCCATTGCGCTGCGGAACTGACCGCAATACGGCCCCGGCAAAGGGCGGAGCCATAACGACTCTGCCTTTCCATATTTCCCACGTTATGTCCCGGAAGAAATACCGAACAGATCAAAGCGGTTGCCATTCAGACAGCCCCAGTGAGACATCAATGCTCAGTCTGGCTCGAATGATAATCCAACTTCCTAAACCCGGCAGACATTATTTTTGCAGCAATCACTTCAACTTCCTGCCAGACACTCTGTAATTCCGGTGACAACTCAGAGAACATGCGCGGGGTCGGTACCCAATCACGACATTCACGGCAATAAGCAAGATAGGCAGCCAGTCCTGTGCCCTCAGCACCATCTATAAAAGACATAACCTTAGGCGTGCCAACAGAGATAAGAAAACTGGCCTCGGCAACAGAATGCCAAACATTCATCCAGGCTGACTCCATATGGCTGGGTGCCGCTGTGATCTTACGATGAATAGGCTCGGTAATAGTCCGGTATGTTGAGCCTGCTGGCGGAGTGGAAAACTCCATGCAGGTAATCTGTATTTTTTCAGTGCTGGTCATCTCTGCAAAAACTCTCTGTGCTTCAAGAGCTGCTTCAATTTCAAACTCATGCACTTCCCTGCCGAGATGTCCTTTTTTATACAAGCCCTTACCACTCTGATTAACCATCATCAACCAAATATCTCTTTCCATTTCACATCTCGCTGTTGACTTCCAACTTCACATACCAACGTTTATGTGAAGCCTTGTTCCCCATTTTTTCTTTTGCCTGTGCTCAGAAAAAATAAGCCGCACCTTTCTTCGCCTTTTATCTTCACCATCGCCATAAATTGAGCTTTTGGGATTACCTCGTTCAATACATGCCAAGTGCCTTTCACCCTGCATTATCATAATGTAAGCCTGCATAATCCATGCCAAACCAACCTGCCCCCTCCTAGATATCACCAGTATCTGCTTGAAACTGCTTACCTAAAAAACGTTGCGCAAATCAACAGCAATCAACTAGATAATAAATATCAGTTGATATATATTATTGAGAAGTTCAGGGTGCCGCAAAAAATTGTCACCAAGCGACATAAAACGTCTGAGCGCGATCTTCGAGATGACTCTGGACAGAGAAAGAAAAAATATTGGAAGATCATAATGCATGCCGTACAATAGCGAAAACGATTAAACCACACCGTATCACGCACAATGAATCATCTTTCCCGGCACCGGCATGAATAACGCAGACCAACACCTCCCCCCAGCCACCTCCCCGGTCAGCGCAATAATCCGCTTCTGTCTGCTCAACAAGATGGTGGTGGCGCTCCTGCTCTTGGCCGTAACCGGCTGGGGTCTGATGGTTGCCCCCTTTGACTTCAATCTTGGCGATCTGCCCCGCGATCCGGTGCCGGTGGATGCCATCCCGGATATCGGCGAGAACCAGCAGATCGTGTTCACCAAGTGGGCTGGTCGTTCCCCCCAGGACATGGAGGATCAGGTCACCTATCCCCTGACCGTGTCCCTGCTCGGTCTGCCCGGTGTCAAGACCGTGCGCAGTTACTCCATGTTCGGTTTTTCCTCGATTTACGTCATCTTTGACGACTCGGTGGAGTTCTACTGGTCTCGCTCTCGGCTGCTGGAAAAGCTCTCCAGCCTGCCGCCCGGCACCCTGCCCGATAACGTGAAGCCAACCCTAGGGCCGGACGCCACCGGTCTGGGCCAGATATTCTGGTACACTCTGGAAGGTCGAACCCCGGAGGGTGAACCCGCAGGCGGCTGGGATCTGGCCGAGCTGCGTTCCGTCCAGGACTGGTATGTGCGTTACGCCCTGATGGGGGCTTCTGGGATTTCGGAGGTGGCCTCCATCGGCGGTTTTGTCAAGGAATACCAGATCGACGTGGATCCAGATGCCCTGCACGACCGGGGCGTGAGCCTGGAGGAGGTCTTTGCCGCAGCACGTCAGTCCAATATCGACGTGGGCGCACGCACCATCGAGATCAACCGGGTGGAGTACGTGATCCGGGGCATCGGTTTTGTCAAGAGCATCAAGGATCTGGAGCAGTCGGTGATCAAGGCTGTGGATAATATCCCCATCCGGATTTCGGACGTGGCCACGGTGAGCCTCGGTCCGGCCTTGCGGCGGGGCGTGCTGGACAAGGCCGGGAGCGAAGTGGTGGGCGGGGTGGCGGTGGTGCGCTACGGCGACAACCCGCTGGCCGCCATTGAGCGGGTCAAGGAGAAGATTCGGGAGATCTCACCGGGCCTGCCCAGTAAAACCCTGGCCGACGGCACTGTGAGCAAGGTGACCGTCGTGCCCTTCTACGACCGCTCCGGCCTGATCCATGAAACTCTGGACACTTTGAAGGTCGCCCTGAGTGAGGAGATTCTGATCACGATTATCGTGATTCTGGTCACGGTAATGCACCTGCGCAGCTCCCTGCTCATTTCCGCTCTCCTGCCCCTGACCGTGCTCATGGCCTTTATCGGCATGAAACTCTTTAAGGTGGATGCCAACGTGGTGGCCCTGTCCGGCATCGCCATAGCCATCGGCACCATCGTGGATATGGGTATTATCATCTGCGAGAACATTCTCACCCGGCTGGACGAGGCCGGGCCGGAGGAATCAACCCTGCGGATCATCTACGATGCCTCGGTGGAGCTGGGCGGCGCAGTCCTGACCGCTGTGGCCACCACTGTGGTCAGCTTTCTGCCGGTTTTTACCATGCAGGCCGCCGAGGGCAAGCTCTTCAAGCCCCTGGCCTACACCAAGACCTTTGCCCTGATCTCTTCGGTTGTCATCGCCCTGACCGTGCTGCCGCCCCTGGCCCATCTCCTGTTCCGGCGCAGGAAGGAAGGCGCGGCCTCCTGGAAAATTCGCTTTGCCTTGCCCATCTTGCTGATCATCGCCGGGGCTGTGCTGGCCTGGAAGGTCCATTTCCTCGGCCTGATCGTGCTCGGCTTCGGTATCTACCGGCTGATTCTGCAATGGTTGCCGAAAAAAATCCTGCCCGTCCTCACCCGGCTGGAGAACTGGCTGGTCATCCTGCTGGTCACGGTCCTGCTGGCCCGGAGCTGGCAGCCCCTGGGGATTGAGAAAGGGGAATGGGCCAACTTCTTCTTTGTCGCCCTGCTCATCGGCGGCCTGCTGGGATCGTTCCAGGTCTTTCAGTGGCTCTACCCGCATCTGCTGTGCATCTTCCTCCGCTGGAAGCTGGCCTTTCTGTTCTTTCCCCTGCTGATCGTCATCGGCGGGGCCATGGTCTGGCTCGGTGTGCCCAGGCTCACCGGCTGGCTGCCGGATTCTATCCGCCGCACCAAACCCATGATGACCTTGGCGCACAGCTTCCCCGGTCTGGGCCGGGAGTTCATGCCTGCCCTGGATGAGGGTTCCTTCCTCTACATGCCCACCACCATGCCCCATGCCGGGCTGACCGAGGTGCAGGAGGTGCTGGCGACCCAGGATCGGGCCATCACCGCGATCCCGGAGGTGGAGTCAGCCGTGGGTAAGCTGGGCCGGGCCGAAACCCCGCTGGATCCGGCTCCGCTCTCCATGATCGAGACCATCATCAATTATCACTCAGAATACCTACAGGATGAGACAGGCAAACGACTGCTGTTCGCCTGGCGCGCGGATAGAAAGGACTTCTGCCGCAGCCCGGAAGGAGTTCTGCTCAAGGCCGGGGACGGTATGCCCTACTTGGTCCAGGGCCGCTTTGAGCGGAATGAACGAGGAGAGCTGATCCCTGATCCTGAGGGTAAACCCTTCCGCCTCTGGCGTCTGCCCCTTGATCCGGTCATCAACCCGGAGCGCGAAGCCTGGGAGGGCATTCAGACCCCGGATGACATCTGGAACGAGATCGTTCAGGCCGCCGAGATCCCCGGTGTGACCTCGGCCCCCAAGCTCCAACCCATTGCGGCCCGCATCGTCATGCTCCAGAGCGGCATGCGCGCACCTATGGGTATCAAGGTCAAAGGACCGGATCTGGCCACCATCGAGCAGGTGGGCATGGACCTGGAACGGCTGCTCAAACAGGTGCCTTCGGTGGCCCCGCTGACCGTGCTGGCCGACCGGGTGGTGGGCAAGCCCTATCTGGAAATCGTTATCGACCGGGAGGCCATCTCCCGGCACGGGATCAAGCTGGGCAGGGTGCAGGAGGTGATTTCGGCGGCAGTGGGCGGCAAAATGATCACCATGACCGTGGAAGGCCGGGAACGCTACCCGGTGCAGGTGCGCTATCAGCGCGAGCGGCGGGACTCGGTGGAGGCCCTGAGCCGCATCCTGGTCACCGCCTCCACCGGCGAGCATATCCCCCTGTCCCAGCTGGCGGACATCCGCTATGTGCGCGGCCCGCAGATGATCAAGAGCGAGGACACCTTCCTGACCGGCTATGTCCTGTTTGATAAGAAAAAGGGCTTTGCCGAGGTGGATGTGGTCGAGCAGGCCCGCAGCTTCCTGGAGGAAAAAATCGCCAGCGGCGAACTGCGCATCCCGCCGGGTGTGTCCTACACCTTTGCCGGGAATTACGAGAACCAGATCCGGGCCCAGAAACGGCTCTCGGTGATCCTGCCCCTGGCCCTGCTGGTGATCATGCTCATCCTCTATCTCCAGTTCCGTTCTCTCGGCACCACCCTGATGGTCTTTTCCGCCATCCTGGTGGCCTGGTCCGGCGGCTTCCTGATGATCTGGCTCTACGGGCAGGACTGGTTCCTGGATTTTTCCCTGTTCGGCACAGACATGCGCAGGCTCTTCCAGGTCCACGGCATCAATCTCTCCGTGGCCATCTGGGTGGGCTTCCTGGCCCTGTTCGGCATCGCCACCGACGACGGCGTGCTCATGGCCACCTATCTGGACGAATCCAAGG is drawn from Candidatus Electrothrix aestuarii and contains these coding sequences:
- a CDS encoding PD-(D/E)XK nuclease family transposase; this encodes MPSKERYVNLFADYGFKKIFGEEPNKNLLLDFLNEQLFTTAEIARFTPDQVRSYEKSLKYYRDMKNSLDTAFDEGREEGLEKGKEIGIAENQRETVIRGLKQGLDKKIIADLTGLSMEAIEKIAQEIDEDEP
- a CDS encoding efflux RND transporter permease subunit; amino-acid sequence: MNNADQHLPPATSPVSAIIRFCLLNKMVVALLLLAVTGWGLMVAPFDFNLGDLPRDPVPVDAIPDIGENQQIVFTKWAGRSPQDMEDQVTYPLTVSLLGLPGVKTVRSYSMFGFSSIYVIFDDSVEFYWSRSRLLEKLSSLPPGTLPDNVKPTLGPDATGLGQIFWYTLEGRTPEGEPAGGWDLAELRSVQDWYVRYALMGASGISEVASIGGFVKEYQIDVDPDALHDRGVSLEEVFAAARQSNIDVGARTIEINRVEYVIRGIGFVKSIKDLEQSVIKAVDNIPIRISDVATVSLGPALRRGVLDKAGSEVVGGVAVVRYGDNPLAAIERVKEKIREISPGLPSKTLADGTVSKVTVVPFYDRSGLIHETLDTLKVALSEEILITIIVILVTVMHLRSSLLISALLPLTVLMAFIGMKLFKVDANVVALSGIAIAIGTIVDMGIIICENILTRLDEAGPEESTLRIIYDASVELGGAVLTAVATTVVSFLPVFTMQAAEGKLFKPLAYTKTFALISSVVIALTVLPPLAHLLFRRRKEGAASWKIRFALPILLIIAGAVLAWKVHFLGLIVLGFGIYRLILQWLPKKILPVLTRLENWLVILLVTVLLARSWQPLGIEKGEWANFFFVALLIGGLLGSFQVFQWLYPHLLCIFLRWKLAFLFFPLLIVIGGAMVWLGVPRLTGWLPDSIRRTKPMMTLAHSFPGLGREFMPALDEGSFLYMPTTMPHAGLTEVQEVLATQDRAITAIPEVESAVGKLGRAETPLDPAPLSMIETIINYHSEYLQDETGKRLLFAWRADRKDFCRSPEGVLLKAGDGMPYLVQGRFERNERGELIPDPEGKPFRLWRLPLDPVINPEREAWEGIQTPDDIWNEIVQAAEIPGVTSAPKLQPIAARIVMLQSGMRAPMGIKVKGPDLATIEQVGMDLERLLKQVPSVAPLTVLADRVVGKPYLEIVIDREAISRHGIKLGRVQEVISAAVGGKMITMTVEGRERYPVQVRYQRERRDSVEALSRILVTASTGEHIPLSQLADIRYVRGPQMIKSEDTFLTGYVLFDKKKGFAEVDVVEQARSFLEEKIASGELRIPPGVSYTFAGNYENQIRAQKRLSVILPLALLVIMLILYLQFRSLGTTLMVFSAILVAWSGGFLMIWLYGQDWFLDFSLFGTDMRRLFQVHGINLSVAIWVGFLALFGIATDDGVLMATYLDESKARLRDREGRTRQEVRDMVLHGAQRRIRPALMTSATTILALIPVLTSTGRGSDIMVPMAIPSFGGMVIAMLTVFVVPVLYCWVEERKAG
- a CDS encoding HAD family hydrolase, whose amino-acid sequence is MPTEVCMIIKGLIFDINGTVTDINTNEWHSEIYRVLSNLLLYQGISLSEQEVRDLYYRLLKSQRKAGEEEYPEFDATGIFREMIDLHATEFTRSLPAAKLEQLPLFLAETFRATSLFRLKRYRGVKDTIRELQQQYQLAALSDGQTAWAVPELRAAGLLDYFTPVIVSGDHGFRKPDQRLFTMTLEAMQLQPEEVLFIGNDMYRDVFGAQQFGLKTVFFKSNQGQQKYEGTEPDYIIYNFPELLNAVRFFAEQSDEFNGAED
- a CDS encoding DUF5995 family protein, giving the protein MIASNISEVIEIINTIISDAKENNSRHGYFAALYKQVTTQIKQGIDDGRFADSERMDRLDTAFANRYFEAYKQFKQGQASKSWCVAFRYSKSQELIILQHLLLGINAHINLDLGIAVAELNLEDLDTFKDDYDQINNILESLLDNIQKIVGRFSPLLIFLDKIGGTVDETLVNFGIERARRDAWDFAELLSQQNQKERARTIRNMDRRTAMLGRLIAEPGGPLGKAIDVIRFQEGQEVAEIIDALEQFQPEP
- a CDS encoding phosphotransferase; the encoded protein is MSNGQYLGHVRRDDPLYNYLWHEIHPQVGRPPERAKYRVFRLNASNDVFLYEEKYSGAKFIGKFFRCDRTKDATKAAARLKHEFDNLHVMRGCGLTGSPHHVARPLGKNYDLNALLVTEICEGELLSTVILAAIHRGEREKLFQRLTALAYFFSKLHNRTANGRKVDFAPTCDYTEHLIRKLLRIHGLKGKEADELRWLRDQWYRQERMWEDREVLVHGDATPENFKFTGGLNVSTYDLERAHRDDRVFDVGRIAGELKHFFLRDTGHKEAAEPFIGHFLWEYACHFPDRKKAFRSITGRVPFYMGITLLRIARNSWITQDYRRCLIHEAKECLRRFA
- a CDS encoding DNA methylase is translated as MIEQNFNIPFIANIALREKQIQQNYRPIIAVHKWFARRPGTLFRGLLLSEFSEKPLEQAFYESNNLAGLQIADPFMGGGTPILEANRVGCDVTGFDINPMSYWIVKQEIEHLDLDAYAQAAKELRTTLENEIGSLYRTRCTQCGSEEAHVKYFLWVKTIPCLQCKEEIDLFPGYLLSANARHPKNVLICHSCGELTETDDKKDPGPCSHCATELTATGPAKRSRCTCSACGTDNRYPNAALGAPRHRLFALEYHCLRCKPTHTGRFFKKPDKQDLARLQEVDTRWSGMRPEFVPDDEIPSGDETDRLHRWGYTRYQEMFNKRQLLGLELSAKLIAKTANERVRNALATNLSDLLRYQNMLCRYDSRALKSLDIFSVHGFPVGLIQCESNLLGIMNPGSKACVGSGGWANIIEKFKKAKAYCDHPFEVIHEGRKKKNIPIAGEWIGDHLNGDSTTPSRVVNIACQDAASCTLPDASLDAVFTDPPYFGNVQYAELMDFCYVWLKKLVNGNASAFAADSTRSPEELTGNVDMGRGIEHFTDGLSSVFQRMAKALKIGSPLAFTYHHNKIEAYYPVAVAILDAGLTCSASLPCPAEMGASIHISGTGSSIIDTVFVCRQTGTMQRKWLTDSPDELARIVEQDVALLKTGNVKPTAGDIRCIIYGHMVRLAIWSLRLDWKKTAPITTRIAQVQQWLQDFGDWSDVEKNMSHTTTKHELPLFALHENNAEYRAEHDDIPF